The Phaseolus vulgaris cultivar G19833 chromosome 5, P. vulgaris v2.0, whole genome shotgun sequence genomic interval tgtatgtgtgcaaggtttcaatctgctcctaaagaatcacactacaatgctgtcaaaaggattttgaagtatttgcaaggaactaaagaagttggcttgtggtatccaggtaatatttcattaagcttaactggatattctgattcagattttgcaggttgcaaaattgataggaagagcacaagtggaacctgtcatttgcttggatcaagcttgatttcatggcaatgcaaaaagcaggcttgtgtagctctttccactgctgaagcagaatacattgcagcagggagttgcagtgctcaaactatatggctaagacaacaattgaatgattttgatatcttacttaaccatatacctctgctgtgtgataatacaagtgcaatcaacttaaccaaaaatcctgtcatgcattcaagaaccaaacacattgaaataagacatcattttctaagggaacacatatctaatggaacatgtgatattaagttcattggtactgatttacaacttgctgatttgttcacaaaaccattagctaaagataggtttaattttctgcttaatgaattgggtattataagtGTCAATTGTACATagcagtaaaaaattaaatctgtttattcgcaattaaatgtgtttattttctgcactaatatgcattgatgactaggaaagagaaattttgatctttgactgcttgactgacttagtgggcattaacctctgtacctttgacggttttggtcatggttatgtaaccgatttgatggtttgggtgctcaataagagtttgagtgtatgcatcgtgactctaaatatttggtgcatattttcaaagattctctgcacaaattcagagcataatatcttcatgcatatccactcataactgccatatcaatccatttattctgctataaatctgtgtgaatacttgctacccacattggccattctctttctattctaaccatttgaaatcaagaaaagaattcaggttcaaacatggcttcgtcttcaagacaaaaacagaaaagcaagggaaagcaaaccacttctcaaggtgtgttagaaggatggttcgctggaaatgaagaaggcatcaatgcctacattcatgaaacaagcaggaagcagatcaacatacccaaggtgctggatttcaactggctgaaatctgaaaaattggtagaaacaagggctgtgttgaagcaccagaaactgaaaaagatgctggaattaacgggtaatgtttatcctgacttggttaagtattttatactaacctcacattggatgggaagaatgttgtctcttatgtgaaagggaccaagatgaagatcacaagtgaggtgtggaattctgtggttggaataaaatatgctggactaaaagtagggaaaggaaataccagtggaatttcagaattcaacaagctgcaatattataagagttgcatgaggaaccctacagagagtataaacaggttccatgtagggcatttgaacctcactccacgtctagttgcatacatcatagcttggcaactgattcctagagggacaaaccatgttgtcttacatgaagaggatctcattctcctatattgcatcatgaaccagattaaggtaaactgggtgttcattgtcaatgaacacatgctcaagtcaaaaaggttggctgattacagatttccctatgctattcttgtttccaaattaattgattactttggtgttgatgttacaaatgagagaaatgatcctatcaaagctgtaagtgagattgatacttcaactctcaccaaaatgggttttcacaaaattggaaacaagtgggtggttatcaaggagaaggacactcaagcagaacatgaggatgaggatgaagctattcctatggatgatgactcacctgctgcccaatctgaacatgaggaagttgttgcaaatgccatagttgcctatcaaagtccagaataccgtggagaaccaatgtctatgtttgagaggcaagtgctgtaccgtcttgatgtcatgtctgcagaacaaagggcacactttgagactactcatgcaaggttccaacaccttgataatcagattgaaggagttcaggcacaacttgtagagctttactacaaggatcagtagttttcggcttttaatgctttctttatcagttttcaagtttctgtaatgctgaacaatttggtttttttgtttctgaactattatgattatggtttctgctttatatccctttattccctatgcttatatgttgtttgatgaatccaaagggggaaaaaaatagctcaccatgctaggtgaagctagctgaaacagggagttaattctgcactTTAAAACCATGTCTTATGCTATGCAATACTGCtgttttttttctggtttaaaatctggtgcagtgcaggtacttaaagcaacaatgctatgaggttagctatggggatttgtctccatcaaacagggggagattgttgaagatggttgctgccccttcaagattgtgtttgatgaagacctatatgtagtgtttgatgaagtcttatatgtacatttcatgtgtatttttgctttgctttaagtatgtcttagttagtgcttagaggttgtctaagagtagctttttgctgagtaactcacctcataaccactggccatgtgttaagaacaagcataagttttcttaaactgtttttcacatgttttacacaaaaacacgtttactgcataaaaataaatctgttcttttctaaataaacagattcatttttttcactgatgccttggctaaagtcttgtaaaaatttgattttttgcatcaggtattttgactaagtcttcttcttttcaaaacgactgagttttaaattgttaaactttctctgttttcgttttgaaaaataaatctgttcatctgtaaatgaatagattctttttgcctctggtaccatgtcaagcttaaacgtttttcagttttatctcagcaccagaatggttgactaagtctcctcacttaacaaattctctaactgcttttgaaaataaatcagttcattttaGCCCTTTCATTTCCATTTCCCGTAGAATCCTAaatttaacacaaatttggtaataaatctttcttcttcatattGTAAACATAAAACatgtaaaaaggtttaaattcataaattaggagttaaattatagttattttatcaagaaatatccataagtgcttgtcttttaatatgaaatattactgaaatatgacacttatcaactcCCCTTAacctagaatcttgcttgtccttaAGCAaagtaaattaatataaataaatcatattttaatttaaatatcaaaacaacATTATTCactaaataactaattaaattagAACTTATGTTGCTTCCAACTTTAAATATAGCAAAATATAGATACAATCAACTTACAGGATCCaactaaaacaataaaatgacaattcatcaaggaattttTTCTCATATGCTCAGAGCTAAGTGTTTTTCTCTTTCACTGAATCTTAACAAATCAtagtttcttttcattttaccTTCATATCACaatcatattagaaacatgaatcttaaaGTCTTTTGTAGGGTTATAATGAGACTGGACTTCCAAAAAGTATTGgttttttagataacaaaatggacattttaaagaaaaaaaaaacatacctacaatccaaTTATAGTACATATGTGTTATCTAATCGTCATTTTCTTTGACTTAACAATTTTCCTCATTTTACTTTATTCATGATttcaacatgattttttttttcaaataataggAATAAATTATTCCTATTTCCAACAATTGAATTATTTAAACTCTAAAGCAAGTAGCACCAACCATTCctttttctatatgtattgcatctatgttttccttccttaaacatgctaatgggtaggaaaatatatcatcCAAGGTATAAGgtacaataataacaataattctTAGCTCAAAAGGgttataaaaaatgaattctACTACATAAAGGTTGGTTATTTAGCCTGGGTTCCTAACTAACACATGCCttaatcatcttcatgctcttttatgacgtaacataaaataaaaattaaacaaccACAACagtcaattcatcagtaaatcACACTCAACCCGATCGGTCTTACTGTCTGACATGACCAACAACTTAAGCAAAATAGATCTTATTTATGATTGGTTTGACCGGTTGGcaattaaacttaattataTCTTGTCTTATCTTAAACTGGAATAAGAAAGAAACAACCGATATATTGATTGAAAAAAGAAGGTGGAGGCCACACCCCGGTTCTAGAGGAACAAAAAAGGAGGCCACATCCCGACCCTGGGGGAAAAAGCACTAGAGACTAAACTTAGCGGTCTTCGTCTTCGTCTTCATTCGCAACCCCCGACGTTAATGCCCGAAGCTCGACCAGTTCAGCAAAGGTCACCATCTGACCCTCATGAATGTCTTTGTTGATGTCAAAGTCACCCTTGGCAGGTGGACCCCATACAGTAAGTGAGCCTGTCAGACGACCTGGTTGAAGGTCTTGCCCAACATCAGAACGATGTTCCCTTGCTGAGTAAGGAACTCATCCTCCACTAACACCTTCTTGGCTTCCAAGGTCGAGTTCTCCAACCATAGTGCCTCCATGGCCttctccaggtcagccactttctTTCTTTCGACTTCCTCCCGAACCATTGCCTTGGCGCACCGAGCATTACTCAATTCAAGTTCAGCCTCAGCTCGAACTACACTCGACTCATAAGCCAACACTGCTTCTAGAAACGACTTCAAGGAAGTCATGGCTTCAACTAGCTCGTGCTCTAGCCTAGATATCTCGTCAACCTTTCGGTTGCGAGTATCAGCGGCTATCCGTGTCAGCACAACTCCTCGACAGTGTAACTCTATGGAGGCAAAGAGGAGTTCATCTTCAAGAACTGAGGAGAGGAGATTCTCCTCGGTCGGCGTCAGCCCGATCCGGACGCCCCTCGAAAACTTGGAGTCTCCCCTAAGGAGTGCCAAAGGGTGATCGCCAACCGCTTCGGTTGGAGGGGCCCTTATCGACGAGGGGATCTCGAGCTGGATAGGAGAAAGATGGGAGGGGTTGTCGTGGAGTGCCACTCGGTGACCAGGTGGTGGTGGCATTGTCCcttctcttccttttcttctctttaGGGGCAGTGGAGGGCCCGACCCCGGAAGTGGAAGGGTTGCCAACAACAACTGTCTTTAGGCTTCCTTTAGCCATGTCAGATGACTTATtacaaaaaatagttaaaatgtCAACTGCCTAAGGAGCCTATCTCACCATGTTATCTACAACAAAAAAGGATGCATTAGTTAACAGTGTATGTCGATCGAGGATTAAAGCGACAAATAAAAAGAGCATACCCTAGAAATCAGTCCACCTCTGGGATGAATTATACACAGACAGGATCTTTCAGGTAGGAAGCTTTCTCGGGAGGCTATCAAACAAAGCATAGACCTCCCAATCCTCGGCACTGGCCTTGGTCCAATACAAGAGGAATTTGGATCGTCTAAGCTCGTAAAAAAATATCTCCCTACCCTTGGGCTCAATGAATATTTTGAAGAATTTTCCCTTGAAATTTTTGTATGTGGAGGTGAAAGGGGCGAAGAGTATGTTACCCCACCGGCTGATAAGGGACAACCAGCTAAACGACTCAGTCGGGTGAGACGTATAGTAATGGAGAAATGTGGAAGAAGTTGGACGATGATAGAGCATATCACACATGTGCCGAAAGGCTTGGAGGGAGGCCCATGTGTTTGGGTGGAGTTGTGAAGGAGCAACGTTAAGTGCTCGAAGGGCACCCATTGTTAAGTCATCAAAAGTCAGGGCGACATGAAGGTCTGAAAAAAGACAAGAGTAAACGAAGAAAAAAGGACCATTCGAGGATGCCTGACCCATACAAATGGTGTTGATTGGACGACAGTAATCAATGGCCAAGATGTTGTCAGCACCATATGGCTTTAATAGATTATGGTTATCCATAAAGGAGTCAATGGAAGACGAGTCCCTATAGACAAAGATAATCTCGATCACATTGGGATCAACCCAATCAAGTCTCGAACAATGGGATGACTCTTTGACAGGTTCTGCTCGGTCGGCAGCATCCTCCGGATTGTTGACCCTTACATAGGTCTCCACAGGGGGCAATGTATGAATTGCCCCAACCAACAAAAGCTCGATCATGGAAGagtcagaagaagaaaaagaagacgGGGAATGATGGAAGAGACCCAAGGACAAGCCCAAGTGCAAGCCCAACAAAGAGAAGATCCAGGCCTACCACTAGAGCCATGATCAAGAAGAATCAAGAAGATTGGAATACTGCTACTGATGACAGGGAAACCTTCTTGTACATGTTTAAAATGCCATAACTCTAATGTatagtagaatttattttcgtgttaaaattatattaggaattttacttgtaatttttcttagagataattttggcacctaattaccaacctaggttaaattagggtttctaaaacACCTAATTTAATTTAGGCCGGTCATGAGAAGGCTCATGGAGGAGGGAATAAAAAACGCTaatcacacctcccatgtgcttctcttttaggcgccaatttcaaaagcttttcatttgaatttaactttcatttcatttgtatttgactCTTCAAATTCCAGTCCTCCATTGCTATAAAAGTAGGTGTTTGGCTCATGAAATGGCAAGATTATTCTAGAGcaaattgctgccaaaattttGCCAATTTTGCTCCTTGTCACctacctctctaggatagacattttaatcttcattcttcaccttgtcaagtgagatggcctcaccactcactctccacacctaacatgcaccttcaaggagtccACAACTCTACGTGAGTTCCTTGCTCATTCTCATCCATTGAAGCTTTTGCCACTCCTCCAAGAAATTGCAATTCGGATGAAGGCACAACTCCATCAGGGAggacgaagaagaagatgaagaagacgAAGAGCCAAAGGAAGACATAACTAACCTTTCAGAATGAAGGGAAAACACCTCGCCAATATGTCTCGGTTTCAGGTGTCGGAGCAAGAGAGCATTGAGGCGGAACAGTGGGGACCActatttataacctttgaagAGATCGAAAGACAAAATGTCACTATAATCTCAACCGTTGGATCTCCCTCGATCCAATTGTCCACAATGAATGGTGCCAAAAAACCTAAATCATCATTACGGGTCACGTCACGCGTTCGGCGCCGCCAATGTCACGTCTCACCTCAGGAAGATCAACCGTCACAACGACCCCAGATAACGACTCTTCGGATTTACCATCCTCGAGCCTGAGGACAAGTGTACCGGTACGGTCAACACGATCGAGACCTTGACTCGACATCCGGTCAAGACCGACCAACATGACCAACAACAAGGTTGTTTAATGATCCATCGTTTGTTAATCTCCTTTCATTAGACCCATTAACCACAATGGACCCAcaataattgaataaattagCACGGATCCCAAAGGATCTGGGACGCAATGATCTAATCTTAAATATTGAGTGTCGAGTACTGAAGTCTGACTTGAGCATCGAAGtaccttttgcaggtaccattCGAATCCGGAGCTAGTGAGGAGGAGGAGTGGTAGAGCAAGTGTAATAGTTTAGCCGAGAAAAGAGAGTGAGGTGCAGATCGACCGACCGAGAAGTAGTTCAAATTGTTCTCTTAATCCCAACTCCGTTCGAAAACACcaacaatattattattgtaataactttaaaaaaaatactattttaacaccacacattttttataaattacttATGTATTACAATTgtattttctaataaaatatcgttttgtaataaaataatattcattcAGTTGTGAGGTGTGAAAGAGAAATTGTGAACatataataacttattttttttatattatttaattacaatttttttaatatatatatatatatatatatatatatatattaaaaccaTTACATCCAAAATTATATACAACTTAGAGTGTTAACATATAGTTTTTCCGTTTTTAAATAAAGTgaacctaaaaaaaaaataaaaaatccacGTATACGGTTGTAAACGGGATGTAGTGCTATATAGTTATTTAATAAACCGTTCAACTATAGTTAATAATgtttaaaactattattttagatgtttttaacaattttatacCACCTAATGATctgttaaatattaaaatactttcattttaatttttaatgatgAATAGTTACAGTATAACGTAATGTAGTTTTTCCCcttcatttattttcattaaattttttaataacaatttatattaaaaatatattatatcaaCGAgagataataatttatatttaaaattaattaacataatatcaattaacattttataaacacttttaatttatttttaatattcatattattttaaaaaataaatcttaacataaaaaattatttatttatttaatgttttaaaattttgtgaaaaaaaaaatcaaattaaaattcaattctTACAAAACCAAATTCCAATTCTTTGTCCTGTGGATACCATTGTCAAAATGGTAGATGGAATTCAATTTCCCAGAAATCATTTATAAATGTGAATAGTGGACGACTCTATTTGGTTAATAATGTTGGAAAAGATTTATAGGAGATTTCTTCCAATGCTTAAAACGATAACTTtgacttttcttttcttgtgtCTTATCTTATTCAATGAAACTTGTATTCTGAATTATGTAGGTATTTCTTTttcgaaaaaatattttaaattttaaaatttgaatgacaaaattatatttatattagtatGGAATGTATAATACATTtcaaactttaaaattttaaaatatttttaaaactataaaatttataatatattttttaggttTAGAATGTGATATTATATATCGATTAGAAAAATCTATAATgtagatattatatataaataatattttataatatataattaagaataaatttaaatttaattatatttaaaatttactcTTTAATATATAAGTTAGTTATCAGGTTTTAAGGTAAAAGATTgtgttaaaagttttaaatcaattaaaaataaaaactacatATAATTAGTAAAATTTCATCTTATAAATCGATTTTGTAatgttgaattaaatttaatttttttaaatataatttgaaaattaaaaagaaaaaacttgCACTTGGAGTATAATACTGAAATTAAAAGATTTATGAAGGTGGAGTTGTGAGATTTATGTGTAATTTCcttctaaataaatttaattgggTAATTTTGAAGTTATGTAATTTCTTTTTGGCaaagatatattttttacaaaattcagGAAATGGATATAATAATAAAgctaaaagataaaataagttCACTCCTTCCCACTCATTTGTCATTCCCACTATGGGGGCGTGTTCCCATAAAACCCTTTACTTTTTCCGGTATTCCCAAACCACCCCTGACGCGCATGCGCTGTCGACACCAGGAAACGTCGCAGTCGTTCTCACAAACGGTGTGACAGCCATTACTTTTCCGCCACGTGTCTCTCAACACTCCCCTTCGAATGTCAGAACTTTCGTCCCTCGACACGTGTCGATATCAGATTGATGCTCCTACAagcgcactttctctctctagaACCTCCACACACAAACTTCGATTTCGAACGTTTACACTCTTCAACTACACTGTCTTGTCTTTCTCCTTATATTCAAaaccaaacttcactcttctcTCTTTACCCTTTCTTACTCTCTCGCTTAGGGTTTTCTCCACCATTGACCCCACCGTCCAAACCAAACCCTCGCCCAATTTTTATGGGTAATTTTCTCCCGCGATTCCCCTTCTTTTCCTTGTCTGCTTTTCGTCAAACTCTGAGAAAGTGAAAATTCAttcatttttctgtttttctttttctcatttctgTTTGTTATTAAGTGTCAATTTTGTGTCTCGGGCgtttcaaattattattttgattatcTGGGTTTGTTTGGATCGTTATGGAGCTGAGTTTAACATTGTGTTGACTTTCAtagttttgtttgaaaaaaaattgttttcgaTGAGTTTTTGTCTTCATTTTTAGAAGTACAAGAATTTCAGGGTCTGAGCTTTGTTGGGAATCAACGATTATTACGATTACATTCTCTGCATGCATTAGAGGGTTTATTGTCTTGcatgaattaaaatttgtgttttattGGAGGAAAGGAAATGAGGAAACTTGTTTGATTTCAGTTTTGGATTGTTTATAGCAATTTGTTTTGAAAACCTGCTAGATAAGGGGTATAAAATACTTCGGGGAGGTTTTGATGGTTTTACAACAGAGCTGGCTTTTACATCCTGCTTTTCGTTTCACTTTCAGTTTGTAGTATTGACCTATTATGTCTTCGGTCTTGAAGTGTTCAATTTCTGTTCCTGTTGTTTTCGGACTTGGATTCTGTCGAAGACAATTTGTACTTGTTTGGTTTGCTCTTTCATAGGTCCATCAATGTTAGCTTTGTTGATTGATAACAAATGGTGTaggtatttattattaataggcCTTCTAAGGTTGGATACTTGGATCTTTTCGTGAAGCactcatttttctttttgttgtgGGTTATGAATGCCATGCTTTTAATCCTTTGTATAGCTTGCTAAATGTTAAAGGTATAGTATTAGATTTTTGGCCTAAGATTCAACTTACCTGCTAAGTTATAGGAACCTGTAGGCATGTTGTTTATTTGTAGTATTGTGGTTGTTTCATAAATTATGTGTTTAACAAGTACCTATGTTCTTCATGTAAATATGATTGAATTGTTTACAAACCTGATGATAGAGGTAAACCTGCTAATTATGATATGCCTCTATGTTGATCTCCATATTTTTATACTAGACATGTGTCGTGCTACAACTTAGTGTTTGaacaatttgtttttattaaccaTCAGTAGTCaatgatttaaataaaaaaattccgACTTTGTACTGCTCTTCTGTTTTCACTTAATACTGGTATGGTTTTGTGTAACTCTGTGTAATATTGAATCAATAAAGGTTTGATCTCAGACTATTTTTTGCATTCTAAAATAATCTACTGTTTTAATGATTAGTTAGACCTCTGTATAAATCCTGTATCCTTGCAATTTAATATCATATGATGAggttttctgttttatttttattatagaaCTATAGAGGGGGTTGTTTGAAGGTAAAATCTTAAAGCAGCAAATCATCATGGATAAATCAGAAGTGACTCCACAGCGGCAGCAGCAACAACAGCAGCAGCATGTGATGGGAGTTGCTGCAGGTGCTAGCCAAATGGCCTATTCTCACTACCAGACTGCTCCCATGGTGGCTGCCGGCACACCTGCTGTAGCTGTGCCTTCTCAAACACAGGCTCCTGGTGCCTTCTCTAGTTCTGCTCACCAACTTGCTTACCAGCAAGCACAGCATTTTCACCATCAACAGCAGCAGCACCAACAACAGCAGCTGCAAATGTTCTGGTCAGATCAAATGCAAGAAATCGAGCAAACAATTGACTTTAAAAACCACAGTCTCCCTCTTGCTCGAATAAAAAAGATAATGAAAGCTGATGAAGATGTCCGAATGATTTCAGCAGAAGCTCCAGTCATATTTGCAAAAGCATGTGAAATGTTCATACTAGAGTTGACATTACGTTCTTGGATTCACACAGAAGAGAACAAGAGGAGAACCTTACAGAAGAATGATATAGCAGCTGCTATTTCAAGAAATGATGTTTTTGATTTCTTGGTTGATATTATTCCAAGAGATGAATTGAAAGAGGAAGGACTTGGAATAACCAAGGCTACTATTCCATTAGTGGGTTCACCTGCTGATATTCCCTATTACTATGTCCCTCCACAGCATCCTGTGGGACCTCCTGGGATGATCATGGGGAAGCCAGTTGATCAAGCAGCACTATATTCTACACAGCAGCCTCGACCTCCCATGGCTTTCATGCCATGGCCCCATACACAACCCCAGCCACAGCATTCACCCCAACAACAAACAGATTCATGATTATTATGTGCAATTCAATTAGGTTTGGAAAGTACCATGCATCTTTTGATTACAAATTTACTTAATGCCTTTCAGCACTACTTTAGTgttatgcatttaagaaggcaACAGATTGTTTGAGGATTTTTGCACTCATTTGTGATTGTATGAGATCTCTTCATGATTGGTGTGATGGTTGATTTAGTTTTAGGGAGTCAAATGTTAAAAATAGTTTGTTTGTACCTGAATCTGTTGAATTGAAGTGAGTCTCTACTCTTGACCCAAATCcatttcttttctctgtaaGAAGAAAATgggaaatataatatatatatatatatatatatatatatatgtgtgtgtgtgtgtgtgtaatttttaatttcggtaaaatattttattttaatattttttgctTCTATTATCCtgactttaaaaatattattctacttataaaatgtaataattaatcatcgtcttttattttaactttaaaatattgttaatttttcatttagtAACATTGGATGtaatactaaaataaattatattattttttattatcatcaaaatacattttaataatggcaataaatgaattttaaaggaaaatattaattaagttacTTAAATTGTTTTTAGAAAATCCATACTTCCAATTAGAATTACAAATATTGCTTTTACGATTTTAGGTAACAGATAATTCTTATAATTCATATTCAAATGCAACTGTGCTAATAGAAATGCAAAACATTGACCATTATCTTTTCATCATTctaaaatctatttatttaaaaaaatcaaaatccaaaaTTAGTTTATCTAAATACTTGTCAAATTGTCTCATTCTAGTTTTATTAGTTTCTTAAaacttgtatatttttaatttttatttttagttactaTTATGATATAAGTTAGTAAGATATATAATGAACAAAtgtaattaaaactaaaaataataattaaagtagATTAAAGTaataaacttatatatataaagaagcTTGGTCTAAACGTAAACGAGGATAAAAAGATTTCATTGCTATACTTTTAAATAGAATATTGGGCAAAAAAAGTttgtaaacaattttttttttctttttcaattttagcTTCTAGATAAGtggataactttttttatagtaaaatcTCCATATATTCCACTTTATCCTTGGTCTAAAACTG includes:
- the LOC137834986 gene encoding nuclear transcription factor Y subunit C-2; protein product: MDKSEVTPQRQQQQQQQHVMGVAAGASQMAYSHYQTAPMVAAGTPAVAVPSQTQAPGAFSSSAHQLAYQQAQHFHHQQQQHQQQQLQMFWSDQMQEIEQTIDFKNHSLPLARIKKIMKADEDVRMISAEAPVIFAKACEMFILELTLRSWIHTEENKRRTLQKNDIAAAISRNDVFDFLVDIIPRDELKEEGLGITKATIPLVGSPADIPYYYVPPQHPVGPPGMIMGKPVDQAALYSTQQPRPPMAFMPWPHTQPQPQHSPQQQTDS